CAGCGGCACCGACACGGCGGCGAGCAGCGAATCGACGATCGCGGCGCTGCTGCCCAGCCCGCCCAGCGTGGGCGCGCTCAGGCCGAGCGTGCCGCCGAGCCGGAAGCTGGGGTAGCGGGCCGCGTCGGCCTGCGACACGCGGGCCAGCGCTGCGCCGATCCGTTCCTCGGCCCGGCGCACGTCCGGGCGCTGGCGCAGCGTCTCCGCGGGAATCGCGAGCGCCAGCTCGCCGGCCGGTTGCGGCACCTCGCGCGCGTCGTCCAGGGCGGACTGAAGGGCGCCGGGCGCCTGGCCGGTCAGGACGGCCAGCGCGTGCCGGGCCTGCGCGATGCCGTTCTCGAGCGCCGGCACCTGCGCCGCGGTCTGCTCGGCCGCCGCGCGCGCCTGCTCGACCTCGACCGAGGTGGTCAGGCCGGCCTGCGTGCGCCACTGCGCGAGCTGCAGCGTCTCGTTCTGCGTGGCCAGGTTGCGACGCGCGATCGCCAGCCGCGACTGGAGGCCGCGCAGCTCGATGTAGGCGAGCGCCGCTTCGGCCGCGAGCGAGACCTGCGCGTCGGCGAGGCTGGCCTGCGCGGCGCGGACGTCGGCCTCGGCGGCCTCGACCGCGCTGCGCCGGCCGCCGAACACGTCGAGCTCCCAGCTCGCGTCGAGACCAGCCTGGAAGCGGTTCGAGGTGTCGCCGCCGGCCGGGCGCGCGCGCTGCGCCGAGGCCGAGCCGTCGAGCGTGGGCCGCAGGCCGGCGGCCTGCACGTCGCGCAGCGCGCGGGCCTGGGCCAGCGCGGCCTGCGCGCCGCGGACGCTGGTGTTGGCCTCGAGCGCGCGCGCGACCAGCGCGGCCAGGTCGGGATCGTCGAAGTTGCGCCACCATTCGACGAGCGAAGCGGGACTGGCGGGCTGGCGGGCGCTCGTGTCCTCGACCGTCGCGCCGCCCGCGGTCGCGGCGGCCGAGGTCGAGGACCAGGCGGCCGGCACCGGCACGTCGGGCAGCGTTCGATCCGGGGACGCGACGGTCGCGCAGCCGGCCACGGCTGCGACGGCCAGCGCCGCCATCAGCGCCGGCGGCCTGCGCGGCGAGATCGTCGACGAGGGAGGAAAGAGGCTCATGGCCCCAGGGATTCTGCCTTTCGGGGCTGCAAAGAACCTTGAGGCAGATGCAAGTTTGTGTAACGCGGCCGCGGCGCGCGGGACACATCTGCGGGTCAACTAACATAGGGTTTATGCCAAGCGACCGACGCACTCGCCTCCCGATGCCTTCTCGGACCGCGCTGCGCCCCGTTCTCGGGGCTGCGCTGCTGGCCACGGCCTTGCTCTCCGCGCCGGCCGGCGCCCAGCCCGGCAAGTCACCGGCAGCAGCCGGCTCCGCCGGCCAGCCTCGAGCCGCTTCGGCGAGCGGAGCGGATGCCGGCGCCGGGGTCCGCCCCGCCGACTTCGCCGCCTGCCTGGCCCGGTTGCGGCCCGAGGCGATCGAGAAGGGCATCAGCGGCGCCACCTACGACCGCCACACCGCCTCGCTGGTCCCCGACATGGCGGTGATCGGCTTCCTGGACGCGCAACCCGAGTTCGTGACGCCGATCTGGGACTACCTGGCGGCGCTGGTCGACGACGAGCGGGTGGCCGACGGCCGCGCGATGCTCGAGCGCTGGCGCGAGGTGCTCGCCAAGGTCGAGGCCGAGTACGGCGTGGACCCGGCCACCGTGGTCGCGGTCTGGGGCGTGGAGAGCGACTTCGGCCGCCGCTTCGGCAAGCGGCCGCTGCTCGAGTCGCTGTCCACGCTGTCCTGCTACGGGCGCAGGCAGTCCTTCTTTCGCGGCGAGTTCTTCACCACGCTGCGGATCGTGCAGGAAGGCCACGTGGCGCCCGAGAAGCTGGCGGGCTCGTGGGCCGGAGCCTTCGGGCACACGCAGTTCATGCCGTCGACCTTCATGCGGCTGGCGGTCGACTTCGACGGCGACGGCCGGCGCGACCTGGTCGACAGCGTCCCCGACGCGCTCGCGTCGACCGCGAACTTCCTGAAGCGCGCGGGCTGGCGCAGCGACATTCCGTGGGGCTTCGAGGTGAAGCTGCCGGCGGGCTTCGACGCTTCGGCGGCCGGACGGCGCAACAAGCAGCCTGCGTCGGTGTGGGCCTCGCGCGGGGTGAAGCGCGTGGACGGCGGCGCGCTGAGCGCGGACACCCCGTCGGCGATCCTGCTGCCGGCAGGCCCGCAGGGCCCGGCCTTCCTGGTCACCCGCAACTTCGACGCGCTGTACTCGTACAACGCGGCCGAGAGCTACGCGCTGGCGATCGCCCACCTGTCGGACCGGCTGCGCGGCGGCGGCGCGTTCGCGGCGCCCTGGCCGACCGACGACCCGGGGCTTTCGCGGGCCGAGCGGCGCGAGCTGCAGCGGCTGCTGATCGCGCGCGGCCACGACATCGGCGAGGCCGACGGCATGATCGGCTCGCGCACCCGCGAGGCGCTGAAGGCCGAACTGGCGATGCTGGGCATCGAGTCGGACGGCCGGGCCGGGCAGAAGGCGCTGGCCGCGCTGCGCAAGGCCGCCGAAAGACGCTAGCCCGCTCAGTGCCGTAGCCGCGGACGCCGGCCACCGGCCTGCTGTTCTGCCAGGAGAACGCGAGGCTGGCGCTGGTCGACCTGCCCGACGCGCCGCTGGCCGGCGCCACGGCCGAGTCCTGGCAGCGGATCCTGTCGGTGAACCCGCGCGCGGACATGGGTCGGTACGACGTGGCGAAGGCCGGCATCCTGTCGATGACCCGCACGCTGGCCTTCGAGGAGGCGGCCGGCGGCGTGCGGGTCAACGCGGTGTGCCCGGGGCTCACGCTGACGCCCTTCCACGTGCGGCGCTTCGCGCCGCAGGGCCTGACCGAGCAGGACCTGCGCGAGCAGACCGTCGACAACAAGCTGCAGCGCCGGCCGACCCGCGCGAAGTGGCATTCCCGATCCTGTGGCTGGCCTCGGACGAGGCCTCGTACGTGACGGCGGCCACGCTGATGGTGGACGGCGGGCCGCGGGTGTAGGCGCTCGGGTTGCACGAACCTTCGAGCGACAGGGGCCATCGCTAGATCCCCGGGCATCGTTCGGCGTAGGTCATCGATCCGATGGCGCAGCCGCGCGGTGGGGCGCAAGCTTGTCGAACATCGCACTCGCGCCTAGAATACACACCAAAATGTACACACATGGGTCGATCAACTCGATGACCAAGCTCGTCAGTCGCGTCTTCATGAACGGCAACAGCCAGGCGGTCCGGATTCCCCAGGAGTTCCGGCTCGATGCCACGCGCGTCGAGATCACGCGCAACGAGCAGGGCGACCTGGTGATCCACCCGCTGCCGGTCGATCGTGGCGCGGCGCTGCTCGAGGCCCTTTCGAGCTTCGACGAGGAATTCGTGGCCCTGCTCGAGGAGGATCGCCGCGAGGCCGTGCCCTTGCAGGATCGGGAAGACCTGTGAAGTACATGCTCGACACGGACACGCTGATCTACCTGATCAAGCACAGGCCGGCGTCGGTGGCCCGCCGGGTCGGCTCTCTGGCGGCCGATGCGCAGCTCTGCATGTCCTTCGTCACCTTCGCCGAGCTGCTGAAGGGCGCCGAACGAAGCACGAAGAAGGACGAGGTCGTCCGCAAGCTGGAACGGCTGGCGCTGCAGGTGCCGGTGCTCTACTCGGTCGGCCGCGCGCTCTGCGAACACTACGCGGCGCAGTTCGCGCGCCTGAAGGCCGCAGGAACTCCGATCGGCGCGAACGATCTCTGGATCGCCTGCCATGCGCTGGCCGAGGGCGCGACGCTGGTCACCCACAACCAGCGCGAGTTCTCGCGCGTGACCGGGCTGAGAACCGAGTCCTGGGCGACCTGACGGCGCATCCGCGGCTGCGCGCCGCGGAGCGGTAGCGCGTCAGCGGCCCTTCTCCAGCGCGGCCAGCATTTCCCTGAGTTCGGCGACTTCGCGCTCCAGTCGCGAGAGTCGCGCTTCGACGGACGCTGCCCCGGCGGAAGCCGCCATCGGCGCGCTTCCCGCAACCCACGTGCCCCCGGTCGCCGGCTCGACCCCGGCGGCGGCCACCCGCGCTTCGCCGGCCTGCGACTGCTCGTCGGGCGCGCCACCGAGCAGGTGCGCCCACCGCGCCTCGCGCGCGCCCGGTTGTCGCGGCAGCAGCCGAACCAGCGGGCCCTGGGGCCGCGCCGCCATCTCGTCGAGGAAGCCCTCGACCGACGAGGCGTCGGCGAAGCGCTCGAGCCGCTCGCAATTCGCGCGCAGCTCGGCAGCGGTCTGCGGCCCGCGCAGCGCCAGCATCGCCAGCAGTGCGACCGACTGCGAGGGCAGCCCGAACACCCGCTTCACGTTGTGCGAGTAGCGCATCGTGCGGCTGCCGCTCGACTCGATCACCAGCGAGTGCCGGCGCAGCGTATCCAGGGCAGCGAGCACCTGGGCCTCGGTCGCCTCGATCACCGGATTGCGGCTGGTCTTCTGGTTGCAGCCGGCGGTGAGCGCGTTGAGCGAAAGCGGATAGGTGTCGGGAACCGTGCGCTCCTTCTCGACCAGCACGCCGAGCACGCGCGACTCGAGCAGGGACAGCGGGGGCAGCGGGGACAGCGGGGAGTCGGACATCGGGGCGTCGGCACTGAGGGTCGGCCCACCAGTCTAGCGCCCCGCGGCGCCCGCACCCTTCCCGGGCTAGGGCGTCAGGTCCAGCGCCTCGGTGATCCGGTCGAAGGGAATGCCCGCCTTCTCGTTCACGCGGCGGACCGCGTCCGCATCGTTCGCGTCGAACAGGCACATGCAGGCGCCGGTGCCCGGGACGAAGGTCGTGCGGATGTAGCGCACTGGCGTGCCGCCGGCGCTGAACTCCTGCGAGGTCTCGATCGCGCGCTTCTGCGCGGCGGCCAGATCCGACATCGCGATGCCTGCGAGCGAACGCTCGACCATGTACACGCTCATGGGTGCCTCCTGGGTTCGACATGAAGATCGGCGGGCGCACCACCACGGATGCGCCCCGCTGGGGCCGCGCGGCCGGAGCGACGCTGCAGGAGCGGCGCCTCCGGCGCGCGACGCCACGGGACTCAGCCTAGGGTCGTGCGCCCGCGCGCGGAAGCGCCCGACGGTTATCGATCGATGACCGCAGGTACCGGTGGAGGGGCTTCCCCACGGTCGCCGAGCCGCCTAGACTTCGCGGCAAGAAGAAGCATCGGGAGGAACACGGTGGAACTTCGCCAGATCCGGTACTTCCTGGCCATTTGCGAGCACGGCAGCTTCTCGCGCGCGGCCGAGGCCTGCGGCCTGACCCAGCCCGCGCTGACCAAGGCGATCAAGGGGCTCGAGGACGAGGTCGGCGGCGCGGTGTTCCATCGCGAAGGCCGGCGGCTCGTGCTTTCCGAGCTCGGCCGGATGATCCGGCCGCACCTGGAGCGTCTCGCGAACGAGCAGGAAGCGGCGCTGACCGTGGCGAAGAACTTCCGGCTGCTGAAGCAGACGCCGCTGCGGGTCGGCATCCTGCCGACGATCGGCCCGGCGCGTATCGGCCGTTTCCTGCGCGAGTTCGGCGACGCCAACCCGGGCGTCGAGATGGCGATCTCCGAGGGCGCGGCCGACTCGCTGGCGCGGCGGCTCGAGGCGGCCGACCTGGACCTGGCGATCGCGAACCCGGCCGCCGGCTTCGGCGACTCCTACCGAAGCGAACCGCTGTACCGCGAGCGCTACGTGGTGGTCTTCGCGCCCGGCCACCCGTTCGCACGGCTCGACACGATCCGTCTGGCCGACGTCCATCAGGCCGACTACGTGGACCGGCTCGCCTGCGAGATGCGCGACACGGTGATGCAGGTGATCGGCGCCCGCGAGATCGAGCTCTACGCCAAGTTTCGCAGCGACCGGGAGGACTGGGTGCAGTCGATGGTGCTGTCGGGCCTTGGCTTCGCGTTCATGCCCGAGTACTCGATCACCGCCACCGGCCTGGTGTCGCGGCCGCTGGTCGAGCCGGACGTGGCTCGCGAGGTGCACGCGATCGAGGTGCGCGGCCGGCCCCGCCCACCGGCCGCGTCGCTGTTCCTGAGGGCGCTGACCACGTACGGCTGGGAGTAGCCGCCGCGCCTCTTGCGCCGTTTACTCGCCCGTCGCGCGCCCCTCACTCGCCGCTCACACGGCCTTCACCGGCGCGAGCCTCGCGCCGAGGCCGGCACGCCTGCGCTCGTTCTCGGCCTGCAGTTCGGCGACCAGCCGGTCGATGCCCGAGAGCTGGCCATCGGCGGCCTGCAGCTCGCGGACCATCCTGAGCCGCACCTCGCCCTCGTCGCCGTTCGAGGACAGCGCGCCGATGTTCCGGCGCAGGTGCTCCTGACGCGCGATCAGCTTCTCGCGCTGCTCGCCGAGCTGGCGGATCCGCCTGTCGTTCTCCTGGATGGCGGAAAGCTCGTCGCGCAGGGCCTCGAGCGCGCGACGCGTGCCGGCCGCGAGGCCCTCGTCGGCCAGCCAGCGCGCGATCGCGTCGTAGCGAAGGTCGGCAAGCGCCTGGTGCCGCGCGATCACCCGGCGGGCGCTCACGCCGAAACGAGTCGTGCCTCCGGCCGGGCAGGCCACGTCCCAGCGGAGGACTCCCTCGCCGCGCGAAGCCGGCTGCGGCGTGTCGAACAGCTCGCCGGGCAGCGAGTCTGCGTCGCGCTCGATCGTGACCGTTCGGGGTTCGCCGGTGCGATTGACGATCTCGTAACCGAAGCGCCTGATCGTGGCGATCTCCTCGTGCAGCAGGCCGTCGGCCAGCCAGACCCGCTGCGTTTCGGCGCTGCGCTCGTCGTCGACGCGCACCGAAATGCCGAGCTCCACCGCGTAGGGCAGGTACAGGCTGCCGTCGCGGCCGGTGAAGGGAACGATCGCCTCGCCGCGGTAGCGGCCGTCCTCGACCAGCGTGGCCGGCCCGCGCTCGAGGACCAGGCCCGAGCGGTTCACGCAGCGCAGCGCCGCGACCGGATGGTCCGGGTGCTTGTCCTCGTTGAACAACAGCTCGCGGCGGTAGTCGAGCGTGGCCTGCAGCACCGGCACCAGGGCGCTCGCGCCGCGCGGGATCGACACCGGGCGCAGCACCTCGTAGGCGAAGGTTTCGCGCTGGTCGGCGGTGCGGCTGGCGGGCGCGGCGGCCTCCAGCTCGGGGATGCTCGCCAGCCGGGCCGCCCGTTCGCTTCGCAGCGCGGCCGGGAGACGGCCGCCGGCGCGCGGCGGCTCGCTGTCGCAGGACATCATCACTCGACCGGCGCCTTCCTCCGGCTCGAGGTCGGCGTCGAAGCATGCGGCTGCGAGTGCGCCGTACTCGACCGGGCCGGCGGCGCCCCTGGCCGCGTCTTCCACCTTCCGGCGCGCGGGGATCCGCGAGGTCTTCAGGTCGTAGACGAAGGAGATCGGCTGGCCCGCAACCAGCGAGATCTCGACGTTCTGCAGGTCTTCGTCGAAGCGGTTGTCGACCAGGCCCCAGCCTTGCAGGATCAGGCGGCCGGTGTCCGTCGTCGCGGACGGCCGGACGCCACAGGTCGGCGCGGTCGCCTTCGGCTCGGGCCCGC
This genomic window from Zeimonas sediminis contains:
- a CDS encoding YceH family protein — protein: MSDSPLSPLPPLSLLESRVLGVLVEKERTVPDTYPLSLNALTAGCNQKTSRNPVIEATEAQVLAALDTLRRHSLVIESSGSRTMRYSHNVKRVFGLPSQSVALLAMLALRGPQTAAELRANCERLERFADASSVEGFLDEMAARPQGPLVRLLPRQPGAREARWAHLLGGAPDEQSQAGEARVAAAGVEPATGGTWVAGSAPMAASAGAASVEARLSRLEREVAELREMLAALEKGR
- a CDS encoding antitoxin, translated to MTKLVSRVFMNGNSQAVRIPQEFRLDATRVEITRNEQGDLVIHPLPVDRGAALLEALSSFDEEFVALLEEDRREAVPLQDREDL
- a CDS encoding lytic murein transglycosylase, producing MPSRTALRPVLGAALLATALLSAPAGAQPGKSPAAAGSAGQPRAASASGADAGAGVRPADFAACLARLRPEAIEKGISGATYDRHTASLVPDMAVIGFLDAQPEFVTPIWDYLAALVDDERVADGRAMLERWREVLAKVEAEYGVDPATVVAVWGVESDFGRRFGKRPLLESLSTLSCYGRRQSFFRGEFFTTLRIVQEGHVAPEKLAGSWAGAFGHTQFMPSTFMRLAVDFDGDGRRDLVDSVPDALASTANFLKRAGWRSDIPWGFEVKLPAGFDASAAGRRNKQPASVWASRGVKRVDGGALSADTPSAILLPAGPQGPAFLVTRNFDALYSYNAAESYALAIAHLSDRLRGGGAFAAPWPTDDPGLSRAERRELQRLLIARGHDIGEADGMIGSRTREALKAELAMLGIESDGRAGQKALAALRKAAERR
- a CDS encoding efflux transporter outer membrane subunit, translated to MSLFPPSSTISPRRPPALMAALAVAAVAGCATVASPDRTLPDVPVPAAWSSTSAAATAGGATVEDTSARQPASPASLVEWWRNFDDPDLAALVARALEANTSVRGAQAALAQARALRDVQAAGLRPTLDGSASAQRARPAGGDTSNRFQAGLDASWELDVFGGRRSAVEAAEADVRAAQASLADAQVSLAAEAALAYIELRGLQSRLAIARRNLATQNETLQLAQWRTQAGLTTSVEVEQARAAAEQTAAQVPALENGIAQARHALAVLTGQAPGALQSALDDAREVPQPAGELALAIPAETLRQRPDVRRAEERIGAALARVSQADAARYPSFRLGGTLGLSAPTLGGLGSSAAIVDSLLAAVSVPLFDGGAARAQVRVQEAALEQARVAYQEVVLNALKEVEDSLVALRGDRERLARLRNAAEAAANAALLAQNRYASGLIDFQVVLDTQRTLLSTQEGVAITAASVSADHVRLYKALGGGWK
- a CDS encoding LysR family transcriptional regulator encodes the protein MELRQIRYFLAICEHGSFSRAAEACGLTQPALTKAIKGLEDEVGGAVFHREGRRLVLSELGRMIRPHLERLANEQEAALTVAKNFRLLKQTPLRVGILPTIGPARIGRFLREFGDANPGVEMAISEGAADSLARRLEAADLDLAIANPAAGFGDSYRSEPLYRERYVVVFAPGHPFARLDTIRLADVHQADYVDRLACEMRDTVMQVIGAREIELYAKFRSDREDWVQSMVLSGLGFAFMPEYSITATGLVSRPLVEPDVAREVHAIEVRGRPRPPAASLFLRALTTYGWE
- a CDS encoding DUF4242 domain-containing protein, which codes for MSVYMVERSLAGIAMSDLAAAQKRAIETSQEFSAGGTPVRYIRTTFVPGTGACMCLFDANDADAVRRVNEKAGIPFDRITEALDLTP
- a CDS encoding type II toxin-antitoxin system VapC family toxin, with translation MLDTDTLIYLIKHRPASVARRVGSLAADAQLCMSFVTFAELLKGAERSTKKDEVVRKLERLALQVPVLYSVGRALCEHYAAQFARLKAAGTPIGANDLWIACHALAEGATLVTHNQREFSRVTGLRTESWAT